In a single window of the Methanofollis ethanolicus genome:
- the radB gene encoding DNA repair and recombination protein RadB codes for MKLSRLSTGSEPLDTLLGGGLERRTITQIYGEPGCGKSTISVMTAVSCLKSGESVIYIDTEGFSAERFEQIAGEEATALADRLYLYEPVDFVQEGIMVNECEALLRSKNVGLIVMDSATALYRSELGTTKDALRVLSQHMVRLLGYAKKYEVPVLITNQVYMDIDTDAFFGLGGTALGHLSKAILRIEKRESKRRVVLEKHRSRPTDISFDYVIVNEGIRRV; via the coding sequence ATGAAGTTGTCCCGCCTGAGCACGGGTTCCGAGCCCCTCGACACCCTCCTCGGCGGCGGGTTGGAGAGGCGGACGATCACCCAGATCTACGGCGAGCCCGGCTGCGGGAAGAGCACGATATCTGTCATGACGGCGGTCTCCTGCCTGAAGAGCGGGGAGTCTGTCATCTACATCGACACGGAGGGTTTCTCGGCCGAGCGTTTCGAGCAGATCGCCGGGGAGGAGGCGACGGCCCTTGCCGACCGGCTGTACCTCTACGAACCCGTCGACTTCGTGCAGGAGGGGATCATGGTTAACGAGTGCGAGGCCCTCCTCAGGTCGAAGAACGTCGGCCTGATCGTGATGGACTCGGCGACGGCCCTCTACCGCTCCGAACTCGGGACGACGAAGGACGCACTCCGCGTCCTCTCGCAGCACATGGTCCGCCTCCTCGGGTATGCGAAGAAGTACGAGGTGCCGGTTTTGATCACGAACCAGGTGTACATGGACATCGACACCGACGCCTTCTTTGGCCTCGGCGGCACGGCCCTTGGCCACCTCTCCAAGGCGATCCTGCGGATCGAGAAGAGGGAGAGCAAGAGGCGGGTCGTGCTGGAGAAGCACCGCTCCCGCCCGACCGATATCTCGTTCGATTATGTTATTGTGAACGAGGGGATCAGGCGGGTATAG
- a CDS encoding class I adenylate-forming enzyme family protein, whose protein sequence is MPNITTFLDVNARYCSGPAFIFAKDGRTYTFREMREAACRLAGGLSSLGIKKGDRVCIYLDTSPEYLLSYLAIWRIGAVAVPTNAVYHADEVRYALADSGAAAVITDTAGAPTVRAVRADCPDLGHVCIVGAAGEDETAWDDLLRADPLERATDCSFDDLCQLQYTSGTTGRPKGAMLTQGNWMSALATEREVLDLREGDVYLGIYPMGHVGLSWGLSVLKAGGTCVCMDRYDPEAYVRLAAEHRVTVLSAMPPVIHTLIRSKPGTEEALKQVRCIISGGGPLLPVIWAEFDRRFGIPVVNAYGLSETIVVGSATAVVPAHYSLHKGYLSVGAPVGYAEARIVAEDDPGRDLPAGEVGEIALRGPAVAKGYWGMPEATERAFLPEGWFLTGDLGYLDEDGVLFVTDRKKDMIIMSGWKVYPTEVENVIVEHPKVADVAIFARPDERRGEVPVAAVVFNPGEEMTLDDLTAYCRERLAGYKVPREMVVLDHLPRVSGWKLLRRTLREMYPVSSGN, encoded by the coding sequence ATGCCGAATATCACCACATTTCTTGATGTAAACGCCCGGTACTGTTCCGGCCCCGCCTTTATCTTTGCGAAGGACGGCCGGACGTACACCTTCAGGGAGATGCGGGAGGCCGCCTGCCGCCTTGCCGGCGGCCTCTCCTCTCTCGGCATAAAAAAAGGCGACCGTGTCTGTATCTACCTCGACACTTCGCCCGAATATCTCCTCTCGTACCTTGCAATCTGGCGGATCGGCGCCGTCGCCGTCCCGACAAACGCCGTCTATCATGCAGACGAGGTGAGGTACGCCCTCGCCGACTCCGGGGCCGCGGCCGTGATCACCGACACCGCCGGCGCTCCTACCGTGCGGGCGGTCAGGGCCGACTGCCCTGACCTCGGCCACGTCTGCATCGTCGGCGCCGCGGGAGAGGACGAGACGGCATGGGACGACCTCCTCCGCGCCGACCCCCTCGAAAGGGCGACAGACTGCTCCTTCGACGACCTCTGCCAGCTCCAGTACACCTCGGGGACGACCGGCCGCCCGAAAGGGGCGATGCTCACCCAGGGCAACTGGATGTCAGCCCTTGCAACAGAGCGCGAGGTCCTCGACCTCCGTGAAGGGGACGTCTACCTCGGCATCTACCCGATGGGCCATGTCGGCCTCTCCTGGGGGCTCTCCGTCCTGAAGGCCGGAGGCACGTGTGTCTGCATGGACCGCTACGACCCGGAGGCGTACGTGCGCCTCGCGGCCGAACACCGGGTGACGGTGCTCTCGGCAATGCCGCCGGTGATCCACACCCTCATCCGCTCGAAGCCCGGGACAGAGGAGGCGCTGAAGCAGGTCAGGTGCATCATCTCCGGCGGAGGGCCCCTCCTGCCGGTGATATGGGCCGAGTTCGACAGGCGTTTCGGCATCCCGGTCGTGAACGCCTACGGCCTCTCCGAGACGATCGTCGTCGGGTCGGCGACCGCGGTCGTCCCGGCCCATTACTCCCTCCACAAGGGGTACCTGAGCGTCGGGGCGCCTGTCGGCTATGCCGAGGCGAGGATCGTCGCCGAGGACGACCCCGGCCGCGACCTCCCTGCCGGCGAGGTCGGCGAGATCGCCCTGCGGGGGCCGGCGGTCGCGAAGGGCTACTGGGGGATGCCCGAAGCGACGGAACGGGCCTTCCTCCCCGAAGGCTGGTTCCTGACCGGAGACCTCGGCTACCTTGACGAAGACGGCGTCCTCTTCGTCACCGACCGGAAGAAGGACATGATCATCATGTCGGGCTGGAAGGTCTACCCGACAGAGGTGGAGAACGTCATCGTCGAGCACCCGAAGGTCGCCGACGTCGCCATCTTCGCGAGGCCCGACGAGAGGCGGGGCGAGGTCCCGGTGGCGGCCGTCGTCTTCAACCCCGGCGAGGAGATGACGCTCGACGACCTGACCGCCTACTGCCGGGAGAGACTTGCCGGCTACAAGGTGCCCCGCGAGATGGTCGTCCTCGACCACCTCCCCCGGGTGAGCGGCTGGAAACTCCTCAGGCGGACTCTCAGGGAAATGTATCCCGTATCATCGGGGAACTGA
- a CDS encoding transposase yields MEQKIRAYEQEGRKLSCFDLNNRLPALKEEHPWLKDVNSQSLQSANKNLDNAFTRFFREKKGFPRFKSKKNPVQSFQVPQSYSVDFDQRWIKLPKISKIRTIFHRIFTGKMKYATVSVTSTGKWFVNILVDDGKPEPEPAPFSLDTTLGIDVGLKDFATLSTGEKVENPRYLKTSLQRLKVLQRRVSRKVKGSKNREKAIQRLARCHEKIANQRNDFLHKISNRIVSENQAIAVESLNIDGMMKNHHLAQGIGDVSWYAFFTMLEYTCRTYGKTLLKIGRFDPSSKICSKCGYLKQDLALSDREWVCPDCGTHHDRDINAAINIKKFALQEQNLVGVSGAERTVEPVDSPQ; encoded by the coding sequence TTGGAGCAGAAGATCCGGGCATATGAGCAGGAAGGTCGAAAACTCTCTTGTTTCGACCTGAACAACCGTCTTCCCGCTCTCAAGGAAGAACACCCGTGGCTCAAGGACGTGAACTCTCAGTCTCTCCAGAGTGCAAACAAGAATCTCGACAACGCCTTCACCCGGTTTTTCCGGGAGAAGAAAGGCTTCCCCCGGTTCAAGTCAAAGAAGAATCCCGTACAGTCCTTTCAGGTGCCTCAGAGTTACTCCGTGGACTTCGACCAGAGATGGATCAAACTCCCAAAGATCAGCAAGATTAGAACCATCTTCCACCGGATCTTCACCGGAAAGATGAAGTACGCTACTGTTTCCGTGACATCGACCGGAAAATGGTTCGTTAACATCCTTGTCGATGACGGGAAACCCGAACCTGAACCCGCACCCTTCTCTCTGGACACTACTCTTGGGATCGATGTCGGGTTGAAGGACTTTGCGACTCTCTCCACGGGAGAGAAGGTCGAGAACCCCCGATACCTGAAGACCTCTCTCCAGCGGTTGAAGGTGTTGCAACGACGGGTGTCCCGGAAGGTCAAAGGGTCGAAGAACCGGGAGAAAGCGATCCAGAGACTTGCCCGGTGCCATGAAAAGATTGCCAACCAGCGCAACGATTTCCTGCACAAAATCTCCAATCGAATCGTGAGCGAGAACCAAGCCATTGCAGTGGAATCGTTGAACATCGACGGGATGATGAAGAATCATCATCTGGCGCAGGGGATCGGGGATGTTTCGTGGTACGCGTTCTTCACGATGCTGGAGTACACGTGCCGGACGTACGGGAAGACTCTCCTGAAGATCGGGAGATTCGATCCCTCCTCAAAAATATGTAGCAAATGCGGGTATCTCAAACAGGATCTCGCTCTTTCGGATAGGGAATGGGTCTGCCCTGACTGTGGTACTCATCATGACCGCGACATCAACGCGGCGATCAATATCAAGAAGTTTGCCCTGCAAGAGCAGAACCTTGTCGGGGTATCAGGTGCGGAACGCACCGTTGAGCCTGTGGACTCACCTCAGTAG
- a CDS encoding nucleotidyltransferase family protein, protein MTPVKTRTEVLGVLRSLKDELRDRYHVESIALFGSYAREEQEEGSDIDVLVSFDSDADLFDFVGLSQYLEEKLGRNVDVVPETALRPEIRSQVTRDLLFA, encoded by the coding sequence ATGACCCCCGTGAAAACCCGCACTGAAGTCCTCGGCGTCCTCCGATCCCTGAAAGATGAACTCAGAGATCGGTATCATGTCGAGAGCATCGCCCTCTTCGGGTCGTACGCCCGCGAGGAACAGGAGGAGGGCAGCGACATCGATGTACTCGTCTCGTTCGACTCCGACGCCGACCTCTTTGATTTTGTCGGACTGTCGCAGTACCTCGAAGAAAAACTTGGCCGTAACGTGGATGTTGTGCCGGAGACGGCGCTCCGCCCGGAGATCCGCAGCCAGGTGACGCGGGATCTCCTCTTTGCATGA
- a CDS encoding GNAT family N-acetyltransferase: MDFKLLPLCSEDLPDYKKDLQEAFQLGAVKEFSDLDVEILPEDDIDKTLASKGAVTYKAVVDGEMVGGAIVVIDEATQHNHLDFLYVKNGVQSSGIGQRIWNAIEKLYPETKVWETITPYFEKRNIHFYINRCGFSAVEFFNPHHKDPTTPDDMVGGDYFFRFEKVMK, encoded by the coding sequence ATGGATTTTAAGTTATTACCTCTGTGTTCAGAGGATTTGCCCGACTATAAGAAAGATCTGCAGGAAGCCTTTCAGCTGGGGGCTGTAAAAGAGTTTAGCGACTTAGATGTTGAGATATTGCCGGAAGATGACATAGATAAAACTCTTGCCTCAAAAGGGGCGGTGACATATAAGGCGGTCGTTGACGGCGAAATGGTTGGCGGAGCAATCGTTGTGATTGATGAAGCCACGCAGCATAACCATCTCGATTTTCTGTATGTAAAAAACGGTGTGCAAAGCAGCGGCATCGGACAGAGGATATGGAACGCGATAGAGAAACTGTACCCCGAAACGAAAGTATGGGAAACCATAACACCGTATTTTGAAAAGCGAAATATCCATTTTTACATCAATCGATGCGGGTTCTCCGCGGTAGAGTTTTTCAATCCCCATCACAAAGACCCGACTACGCCGGACGATATGGTGGGAGGAGATTATTTCTTCCGCTTTGAAAAGGTGATGAAGTGA
- a CDS encoding zinc ribbon domain-containing protein, with product MFISITEGKAEEAGSRVIRVNPRNTSQMCSRCGMIVARTLSDRVHSCPHCGLVMDRDQNAAINSMRLGLQSQG from the coding sequence ATGTTCATCTCGATCACAGAGGGCAAAGCGGAAGAGGCTGGCTCACGCGTGATCCGGGTGAACCCCAGAAACACATCTCAGATGTGCTCCAGATGTGGCATGATCGTCGCCAGGACACTCTCTGATCGAGTCCACTCCTGCCCGCATTGTGGGCTGGTGATGGACCGTGACCAGAACGCGGCGATCAATAGTATGAGATTGGGACTGCAATCTCAGGGGTAA
- the larC gene encoding nickel pincer cofactor biosynthesis protein LarC — MRILLLDPFHGAAGDMTIGALLDLGADEAQVRAAMASVVADPVFSRVKRCGVGAVRVVTHAGPAHRDLADVIARVETADAPAAAVERAKRVFCRIAAAEESVHGHAPHFHEVGADDAIADVIGACTALETLGVDGVAVLPVALGSGTVVAAHGTMPVPAPATLAVLRASPLTTRMGGGEGELCTPTGAALLATFTTLRPEEIGAARVAGIGYGAGSRDPAGAPNVLRAVLLEREGVAGADEVDILETNVDDVTGEVLGHCMDLLFAAGARDVCVVPAVMKKGRAGHLVRVVCRPADAAPLTLILARELGTLGVRCIPAVHRSVLERRLVRVTAGVGGERREVTVKVGYIGDVVSSVKAESDEVRAWAAESGVPVRTVARIVEDAAWKDLEGKE, encoded by the coding sequence ATGCGGATTCTTCTTCTCGATCCTTTTCACGGCGCAGCCGGCGACATGACTATCGGGGCCCTCTTAGACCTCGGCGCAGACGAGGCGCAGGTGAGGGCGGCGATGGCCTCGGTGGTGGCCGACCCGGTCTTCTCCCGCGTGAAGAGGTGCGGCGTCGGGGCGGTGCGGGTCGTCACTCATGCAGGCCCGGCCCACCGGGACCTTGCCGATGTTATTGCACGGGTGGAGACGGCCGATGCCCCGGCCGCGGCGGTCGAGCGGGCGAAACGGGTCTTTTGCCGGATCGCGGCGGCAGAGGAGAGCGTCCACGGGCATGCGCCGCACTTCCACGAGGTCGGAGCCGACGACGCGATCGCCGACGTGATCGGGGCGTGCACGGCCCTGGAGACTCTCGGTGTCGACGGCGTCGCCGTGCTCCCGGTCGCCCTGGGGAGCGGGACGGTCGTGGCGGCCCACGGTACGATGCCGGTGCCGGCCCCGGCGACCCTTGCCGTCCTCCGTGCCTCGCCCCTGACGACGAGGATGGGCGGTGGCGAGGGCGAACTCTGCACGCCGACGGGCGCCGCCCTCCTGGCCACGTTCACGACCCTCCGGCCCGAGGAGATCGGGGCGGCACGGGTCGCCGGCATCGGCTACGGTGCCGGCAGCCGCGACCCTGCGGGGGCGCCGAACGTGCTGCGGGCGGTGCTCCTGGAGCGCGAGGGAGTCGCAGGCGCCGACGAGGTGGACATCCTTGAGACGAATGTGGACGATGTCACCGGCGAGGTGCTCGGCCACTGCATGGACCTCCTCTTTGCGGCGGGGGCGAGGGACGTCTGCGTCGTGCCGGCGGTGATGAAGAAGGGGCGGGCGGGCCACCTGGTGCGGGTCGTCTGCCGCCCCGCGGACGCGGCCCCCCTCACTCTGATCCTGGCGAGGGAACTCGGCACTCTCGGGGTGCGGTGCATCCCCGCGGTCCACCGGAGCGTGCTGGAGAGGAGGCTCGTGCGGGTGACGGCCGGGGTCGGGGGCGAGAGGCGCGAGGTGACGGTGAAGGTCGGGTATATCGGCGACGTCGTCTCCTCGGTGAAGGCGGAGTCGGACGAGGTGCGGGCCTGGGCCGCGGAGTCCGGCGTGCCGGTGCGGACGGTGGCACGGATTGTCGAGGACGCCGCATGGAAGGACCTGGAGGGGAAGGAATGA
- a CDS encoding APC family permease — protein MWVVAGICATTIAIVFAYCSYYVPRAGDPFAYVSEAFDDFYEENRQKAPTLVGG, from the coding sequence GTGTGGGTCGTCGCCGGCATCTGCGCAACGACCATCGCGATCGTCTTCGCCTACTGCAGTTATTATGTCCCGCGGGCAGGCGACCCCTTCGCCTATGTCTCAGAGGCGTTCGACGACTTTTACGAAGAAAACAGGCAGAAGGCCCCCACTTTAGTGGGGGGATGA
- a CDS encoding CDC48 family AAA ATPase, which yields MPEMYLKVDRAYPEDQGGGKARLDPDTMLQMRLSPGDLVEIIGKRRTVAKVWRAMVSDWQQGKIRVDKFTRENAGIAVGDRILVRKAEQETEAQRVVLAPPEDMPRQVPINFQSVVNHLIDFPVVKNDTVPIQAGLPFMQPQIVAFKAVTVEPEEAIIITKNTKVEFSEKPVAGFDGVRRISYEDIGGLKDELQRVRETIELPMRHPELFRKLGIDPPKGVLLYGPPGTGKTLIAKAVASESGAHFISIAGPEVISKYYGESEQRLREVFEDARQNAPSIIFIDELDSIAPKREDVTGEVERRVVAQLLTMMDGLEERGQVVVIGATNRLDAIDPALRRPGRFDREIEIGGPNEHDRTEIFRIHTRGMPLADDVSITDLARQTHGFVGADLAALAREGAIRALRRYMPEIDLEEEEIPPEILEKMEVTASDFREALRDVSPSAMREVLLEVPHITWNDVGGLESEKEEVREAVEYPLTSRERFDDLGIQPPRGVLLYGPPGTGKTLIARAVASESGANFIPVRGPQLLSKWVGESERAVREIFKKARQVAPSIIFFDELDALAPARGGGAETHVVESVLNQILTEMDGLTGRGDVVVMGATNRPDIVDPALLRPGRFDRLVYIGAPDRKSRAKIMDIHTRTMPIEGSAMNEAVAATEGLDGAGIEDILASFTSGAPIGIDTFRDAAAKAQKGQGDPLGPGARRRMIVDLLGLRRITLEDPGRTALIDAIAGTTDGYVGSDLESLCREAGMFAMREKTGIVTKKHLETAAKKVHPTMNERLVDYYQRIRGFFKGGLPEKVQPPEYQ from the coding sequence ATGCCGGAAATGTACCTAAAAGTGGACAGGGCATATCCTGAGGACCAGGGCGGGGGGAAGGCGCGCCTGGATCCCGACACCATGCTCCAGATGAGGCTCTCGCCCGGCGACCTCGTCGAGATCATCGGCAAACGCCGGACCGTCGCCAAGGTCTGGCGGGCAATGGTCTCCGACTGGCAGCAGGGGAAGATCAGGGTCGACAAGTTCACCAGGGAGAACGCCGGGATCGCGGTCGGCGACCGAATCCTTGTGCGAAAGGCAGAGCAGGAGACCGAGGCGCAGAGGGTCGTCCTCGCGCCTCCCGAGGACATGCCGCGGCAGGTCCCCATCAACTTCCAGAGCGTGGTCAACCACCTCATCGACTTCCCGGTGGTCAAGAACGACACCGTCCCGATCCAGGCCGGGCTGCCCTTCATGCAGCCGCAGATCGTCGCCTTCAAGGCGGTGACGGTCGAACCCGAGGAAGCGATCATCATCACCAAGAACACGAAGGTCGAGTTCTCGGAGAAACCGGTCGCGGGCTTCGACGGCGTGAGGAGGATCTCGTACGAGGACATCGGCGGCCTCAAAGACGAACTCCAGCGGGTGCGGGAGACGATCGAACTGCCGATGCGCCACCCCGAACTCTTCAGGAAACTCGGGATCGACCCGCCGAAGGGCGTGCTCCTGTACGGCCCGCCGGGGACGGGGAAGACTCTCATCGCCAAGGCCGTCGCCTCGGAGTCGGGGGCGCACTTCATCTCCATCGCGGGGCCCGAGGTGATCTCGAAGTACTACGGCGAGTCTGAACAGCGCCTGCGCGAGGTCTTCGAGGACGCACGGCAGAACGCCCCGTCGATCATCTTCATCGACGAACTCGACTCCATCGCCCCGAAGAGGGAGGACGTCACCGGAGAGGTGGAGAGACGGGTCGTCGCCCAGCTCCTCACCATGATGGACGGCCTCGAAGAGAGGGGACAGGTCGTCGTCATCGGCGCCACGAACAGACTCGACGCCATCGACCCGGCCCTGCGGCGGCCGGGCCGCTTCGACAGGGAGATCGAGATCGGCGGGCCGAACGAGCATGACCGGACGGAGATCTTCAGGATCCATACGCGGGGCATGCCTCTCGCCGACGACGTCTCCATCACCGACCTCGCCAGGCAGACCCACGGTTTCGTGGGGGCCGACCTTGCGGCGCTCGCACGGGAAGGCGCGATCAGGGCGCTCAGGCGGTACATGCCGGAGATCGACCTGGAAGAAGAGGAGATCCCGCCCGAGATCCTGGAAAAGATGGAGGTGACGGCCTCGGACTTCAGGGAGGCGCTGCGCGACGTCTCCCCGAGCGCCATGCGCGAGGTGCTCCTCGAAGTCCCGCACATCACCTGGAACGACGTCGGCGGCCTCGAGTCGGAGAAAGAAGAGGTCCGCGAGGCGGTCGAGTACCCGCTCACGAGCAGGGAGCGGTTCGACGACCTCGGCATCCAGCCGCCGCGGGGCGTCCTGCTGTACGGGCCGCCGGGGACGGGGAAGACCCTCATCGCGAGGGCCGTCGCCTCAGAGTCAGGAGCGAACTTCATCCCGGTGCGGGGCCCGCAACTCCTCTCGAAGTGGGTCGGCGAGTCAGAACGCGCCGTGCGGGAGATCTTCAAGAAGGCCAGGCAGGTGGCGCCGTCGATCATCTTCTTCGACGAACTCGACGCCCTTGCCCCGGCACGGGGCGGCGGCGCCGAGACGCATGTCGTCGAGAGCGTCCTGAACCAGATCCTCACCGAGATGGACGGTCTGACAGGCCGGGGCGACGTCGTCGTGATGGGAGCGACGAACAGGCCGGACATCGTGGACCCGGCCCTCCTGCGGCCCGGCCGCTTCGACCGCCTCGTCTATATCGGGGCGCCCGACCGGAAGAGTCGGGCCAAGATCATGGACATCCACACCCGCACCATGCCGATCGAAGGCTCGGCCATGAACGAAGCGGTGGCGGCGACCGAAGGACTCGACGGCGCCGGGATCGAGGACATCCTCGCGTCTTTCACGTCAGGGGCCCCGATCGGCATCGACACCTTCAGGGACGCGGCCGCGAAGGCACAGAAGGGCCAGGGCGACCCGCTCGGACCGGGCGCACGGCGGCGGATGATCGTCGACCTCCTCGGGCTCAGGCGGATCACCCTGGAGGACCCTGGCAGGACCGCCCTCATCGACGCGATTGCCGGGACGACGGACGGGTACGTGGGCTCTGACCTGGAGTCGCTCTGCCGCGAGGCCGGGATGTTTGCGATGCGGGAGAAGACCGGCATCGTCACGAAAAAACACCTGGAGACGGCGGCGAAGAAGGTGCACCCGACGATGAACGAGCGCCTCGTCGATTACTACCAGAGGATCCGCGGCTTCTTCAAAGGCGGCCTGCCCGAGAAGGTCCAGCCGCCCGAGTACCAGTAG
- a CDS encoding RNA-guided endonuclease InsQ/TnpB family protein, with translation MRKAYRYRLYPTKSQVTLLEQTLEICQWVYNDTLALRKNAWEQDQHSISLYETNTILTQWKKERSELSTVCSQVLQNVQMRVDLAFKAFFQRAKAGEKEPGFPRFKGKGRYDSFTYKQSGFKLTEDRLHLSKIGDVKVVLHRPIEGTIKTLAIRRSSTGKWYACFSVEYDPSPLPQKETAVGIDVGLKSFATLSNGEKIENPRFFRTDEKTLAKAQRRLSKAEKGTPERKKARMIIAHVHERIANRRLNFAHQTSRKVVDRFGTIVFEDLNIIKMEKTIIWQKALQMLPGICSSRSQRAKRKRLAHA, from the coding sequence ATGCGTAAGGCGTACCGGTATCGACTCTATCCGACAAAATCTCAGGTGACTCTTCTTGAGCAGACGCTTGAGATCTGTCAGTGGGTCTATAACGATACGCTCGCATTGCGAAAGAACGCGTGGGAACAGGATCAGCATTCCATCTCTCTCTACGAAACTAACACGATCCTGACCCAATGGAAAAAGGAACGTTCTGAACTTTCTACGGTCTGTTCTCAGGTTCTTCAGAATGTTCAGATGCGCGTTGATCTTGCCTTCAAAGCATTTTTCCAACGGGCGAAAGCAGGCGAGAAAGAACCTGGATTCCCACGGTTCAAGGGGAAGGGGCGATATGACAGTTTCACATACAAACAGTCCGGGTTCAAGTTGACTGAGGATCGTCTCCATCTCTCAAAGATCGGAGACGTGAAGGTCGTCCTCCACCGACCTATCGAAGGGACGATCAAGACCCTCGCGATCCGGCGGTCTTCGACCGGGAAATGGTATGCCTGCTTCTCGGTCGAGTATGATCCTTCCCCTCTCCCACAGAAGGAGACGGCAGTCGGGATCGACGTTGGTCTCAAATCCTTCGCTACCCTCTCAAACGGAGAGAAGATCGAGAACCCGCGGTTCTTCCGTACCGACGAGAAAACTCTTGCGAAGGCGCAGAGAAGACTCTCGAAAGCGGAGAAAGGAACACCTGAACGGAAGAAGGCCAGGATGATCATCGCACACGTCCACGAACGGATCGCCAACAGACGGCTCAATTTTGCTCACCAGACCTCCCGGAAGGTGGTGGACCGGTTCGGTACGATTGTGTTCGAGGATCTGAATATCATAAAAATGGAAAAAACCATTATCTGGCAAAAAGCATTGCAGATGTTGCCTGGAATATGTTCATCTCGATCACAGAGGGCAAAGCGGAAGAGGCTGGCTCACGCGTGA
- a CDS encoding RAD55 family ATPase, whose product MDREKQRSTGLVGLDLVLEGGIPKGTVIIVAGTPTNGLDHFARQFWKGDPDNPEDGTYLMLDGKVEEGMTDAREIPPDQYPAHMHGQRIVIDSLSSIILRHGIDDAVDLVTRGLREKVAEGANVALIMYLGIHRKADEIKLIRLVDGYVELKQGIEGSEVERMLGVFKMVGVELPRQLVPYNITAEGLELSTTKRVV is encoded by the coding sequence TTGGACAGGGAGAAACAGCGTTCAACCGGTCTTGTCGGTCTCGACCTGGTTCTGGAGGGGGGGATACCGAAGGGGACGGTGATCATCGTCGCAGGCACGCCCACAAACGGACTCGACCATTTTGCCCGCCAGTTCTGGAAGGGAGACCCTGACAACCCCGAAGACGGGACATACCTGATGCTCGACGGGAAGGTCGAGGAGGGGATGACCGACGCGCGGGAGATACCGCCCGACCAGTACCCCGCACATATGCACGGCCAGCGGATTGTCATCGACTCTCTCTCAAGCATCATCCTCAGGCACGGCATCGACGATGCCGTCGACCTCGTGACCCGCGGCCTGCGGGAGAAGGTGGCGGAGGGGGCGAACGTGGCGCTCATCATGTACCTCGGCATCCACCGGAAGGCAGACGAGATCAAATTGATCAGGCTGGTTGACGGCTACGTCGAACTCAAACAGGGAATCGAGGGCTCCGAGGTGGAAAGGATGCTCGGCGTCTTCAAGATGGTCGGGGTAGAACTCCCCAGACAACTCGTCCCATACAATATCACCGCCGAGGGACTCGAACTCTCGACGACAAAGAGAGTCGTCTGA
- a CDS encoding HepT-like ribonuclease domain-containing protein, which yields MRSSLLYLSDVAGALQKIEEFTAGMTYEEFLRDDRTQSAVIRKFEVIGEAAKKIPLSVRERHPVVPWREMAGMRDRLIHTYFGVDTMLVWRTVISRVPELRKEICRIIEEEGGGRPPGTA from the coding sequence ATGAGGTCCTCTCTCCTCTACCTCTCGGACGTCGCCGGTGCCCTGCAGAAGATCGAGGAGTTCACAGCGGGCATGACCTACGAAGAGTTCCTCCGTGACGACAGGACCCAGAGTGCCGTCATCAGGAAGTTCGAGGTCATCGGGGAGGCAGCGAAAAAGATCCCTCTCTCCGTCAGGGAGAGGCACCCTGTCGTTCCCTGGCGAGAAATGGCCGGGATGCGGGACAGACTGATCCATACCTATTTTGGTGTCGACACGATGCTTGTCTGGAGGACGGTCATCAGCCGCGTGCCCGAACTCCGGAAGGAGATCTGCCGGATCATCGAGGAGGAAGGCGGGGGACGGCCGCCGGGTACCGCGTGA
- a CDS encoding DUF3847 domain-containing protein: MGGMNESFGMTSLSIREWGQKLSREERTERNHRLCSRGSFIESVVPERITMPNEDAKAFLRLALTSEEAREFLRKRAHAHTMTCPRVCGWGSGCETRDAESGREIPMWGMGNDYQTDLNRFLSDGGRCNALETDGMEGAVLELFLTRYPAAVPRLPPR, encoded by the coding sequence ATGGGGGGAATGAATGAGAGTTTTGGGATGACCTCTCTATCAATTCGGGAATGGGGGCAGAAGTTATCCCGCGAGGAACGCACAGAGCGCAACCACCGTTTATGTTCGAGGGGCAGCTTTATTGAAAGCGTTGTGCCAGAGCGTATCACCATGCCGAACGAGGACGCAAAAGCCTTTTTGCGCCTTGCCTTGACGAGCGAGGAAGCGCGGGAGTTTTTGAGAAAACGCGCACATGCACACACCATGACCTGTCCGCGGGTGTGCGGGTGGGGGAGTGGGTGCGAAACCCGCGATGCTGAGAGCGGTCGTGAGATACCGATGTGGGGGATGGGGAATGATTATCAAACTGATTTAAATCGTTTTTTGAGTGACGGGGGCCGTTGTAACGCGCTGGAAACGGATGGAATGGAGGGGGCGGTGCTGGAATTGTTCCTCACGCGGTACCCGGCGGCCGTCCCCCGCCTTCCTCCTCGATGA